In Kaistella faecalis, a genomic segment contains:
- a CDS encoding oxygenase MpaB family protein: MKTEPRFHNAPHFKNFWEKGNGKALLDWADFKPDIRDFGRFSSLYHQIDELGDEAVRASYLKLPYPDASALIKKYSATKITESDDAPEIVKKLFLQMQEVPAWFDENLANIGARLCMRSGTNALIILRDFVLMGGYDYAYLNKPLIFTGALKKGAVKRLKDTLEFWVHVTREDALKVNSEAYQLIVRTRLMHSYARLKIKEKGQNWNYEKWGQPINSWDMIATYTGFSLVLMQGLKKLSVKISEEEENGVFHLWKYIGYLLGIPAEFLPENKQQAVEQLYLWSSLQDKGDSDSVHLAKALLDENLENTIYRYPFQRKLLLNLHQSMNWFLLDKEINERLQIPKVGITSVFPRFITKANQIAQQIFKLDDEKKYRKLVEIGNRDQMKVLEDYIKHTPKDFQY, encoded by the coding sequence ATGAAGACCGAACCCAGATTTCACAACGCTCCGCATTTTAAAAACTTTTGGGAAAAAGGCAACGGAAAAGCACTTCTCGACTGGGCAGATTTTAAACCTGACATCAGAGACTTTGGGAGATTTTCATCCCTTTATCATCAGATTGATGAGCTCGGTGACGAGGCGGTGCGCGCATCCTATCTGAAACTTCCTTATCCTGATGCGAGCGCATTGATCAAGAAATATTCTGCTACAAAAATTACTGAAAGCGACGACGCACCAGAAATTGTAAAAAAATTATTTCTGCAGATGCAGGAAGTTCCCGCTTGGTTCGATGAAAACCTGGCAAATATCGGCGCGAGATTATGCATGAGAAGCGGAACGAATGCATTGATTATCCTTCGGGATTTCGTGCTGATGGGCGGTTACGACTACGCTTACCTCAACAAACCCTTAATTTTTACTGGTGCGCTTAAAAAAGGTGCAGTAAAACGTCTGAAAGACACGCTCGAATTCTGGGTTCATGTTACCCGTGAAGATGCGCTGAAAGTGAATTCTGAAGCCTACCAGCTGATTGTGAGAACAAGACTTATGCATTCCTATGCCAGACTGAAAATCAAGGAAAAAGGACAAAACTGGAATTACGAAAAATGGGGACAGCCGATTAATTCATGGGATATGATTGCAACTTACACCGGTTTTAGTCTTGTGCTGATGCAGGGACTGAAAAAACTCAGCGTTAAAATTTCTGAAGAAGAGGAAAACGGCGTGTTCCATCTCTGGAAATATATCGGTTATCTGCTTGGGATTCCGGCCGAATTTCTCCCGGAAAATAAGCAGCAGGCAGTGGAACAGCTTTATCTGTGGAGTTCTTTGCAGGATAAAGGAGACTCAGATTCTGTACATTTAGCCAAAGCTTTGCTGGATGAGAATCTGGAAAATACAATTTACAGATATCCTTTCCAGCGAAAACTACTCCTCAATCTTCATCAGAGCATGAACTGGTTTTTGCTCGATAAGGAAATTAATGAAAGGCTGCAGATTCCAAAAGTTGGCATCACATCGGTTTTTCCAAGATTCATCACTAAGGCCAATCAAATCGCTCAGCAGATTTTTAAACTGGATGATGAGAAGAAATACCGAAAACTGGTTGAAATTGGAAACCGTGACCAGATGAAGGTTTTGGAAGACTATATCAAACACACACCGAAAGATTTTCAGTATTAA
- a CDS encoding alpha-amylase family glycosyl hydrolase, whose translation MKYFYTLILAILMPYFSVAQQVVSYSVNPTTFDETEAITVTFTVNESAFTVGSSHALYLWAWSYDSNNVQADAPTNGSWTASNPANKLTYVSSSGTTGTYTFTMNTVKSFYGNRANPLSKIGFLVKTVDGSQKSQDIVLNVGKFQFNLTNPLPGSTNVVNSGTVINITGNSSLAANYQVKANGNVVYTSSAASTTLNFPYTVTQDATIEVSASDPTGGAPVVKTFTVSLALPVTSAPIPAYMKQGISYDPADATKVGLALYAPGKAYVHVIGNFNNWTVSANYLMKRDTTNPNLYWTEITGLTPQQIYTFQYRTADGIKVADPYSPLVLSPYDDPYINQNAMVYPNLPAYPAGQSFEVSVIQTAKPAYPWVVTNFNKPAKENLIVYELLVRDFTTQKTWQSLIDKIPYLKSLKINAIELMPVMEFDGNNSWGYNTGFHYALDKAYGTPEKFKEFIDLCHQNGIAIILDIALNHATGRSPIERMWMVDPDGDGFGDPAADNPYFNQVARHSYSVFNDFNHSKAETKYYVDRVIEHWIKEYKVDGFRWDLTKGFTQNCTAGNDACTNGYQQDRVNTLRGYADKQWSYDPTSYIIFEHLGTDSEEGQWANYRVGEGKGVMMWDKQTNPYNENTMGFVPNSNFNRVDFEAHGFSERRAMSYGESHDEERIMYKNINFGASTAGYSTRDLNNALQRQKAYGAVFLTVPGPKMIWQFAELGFDKSIYTCEDGITVNTESDAIPGDCKLSPKPTAFGLGYDTDAARKSVYDTWAKILELRLSNEVFNTKTFTVESGNLMPRIFIWNNNATSALKNVVILANFTLTTQNIVPDFPYTGSWVNLMDNTSVPVSSTTAPITIEPGGFRIFGNASALATDETGAVKNAVSLTLTQNPVTNGTANLRYTNAKNGTVAIYDLTGALVKTVKVSKDNGDEAISINGLKTGMYLIQLKSDKGVAVTKMMVK comes from the coding sequence ATGAAATATTTTTACACGCTGATTTTAGCCATATTAATGCCGTACTTTTCTGTTGCACAGCAGGTTGTATCTTATTCGGTCAATCCTACGACATTTGATGAAACCGAAGCGATTACTGTAACCTTTACAGTAAATGAAAGCGCTTTCACCGTTGGAAGTTCGCATGCACTTTACCTTTGGGCCTGGTCATACGATTCGAATAATGTGCAGGCAGATGCGCCAACAAACGGAAGCTGGACAGCTTCTAATCCGGCCAACAAACTGACTTACGTTTCCAGTTCAGGAACAACAGGAACATACACCTTCACGATGAATACCGTGAAATCTTTTTACGGTAACCGTGCAAATCCACTTTCAAAAATTGGGTTTCTGGTAAAAACGGTTGATGGTTCGCAAAAGTCTCAGGATATTGTTCTTAATGTCGGTAAGTTTCAGTTTAATCTTACCAATCCGCTTCCCGGAAGTACCAATGTAGTAAATTCCGGAACGGTAATTAACATTACCGGTAATTCCTCGCTAGCGGCGAACTATCAGGTAAAAGCCAACGGAAATGTGGTTTACACCAGTTCTGCGGCTTCTACCACCCTGAATTTTCCTTACACCGTTACCCAGGATGCAACAATAGAAGTGAGCGCGAGTGATCCTACAGGGGGCGCGCCGGTAGTAAAAACTTTTACCGTTTCTTTAGCTTTACCGGTTACAAGTGCACCAATTCCTGCGTATATGAAACAGGGAATCAGCTATGATCCTGCAGATGCTACCAAAGTGGGACTGGCATTGTATGCGCCTGGTAAAGCTTATGTACACGTAATCGGCAATTTTAATAACTGGACTGTAAGTGCAAATTATCTCATGAAAAGAGATACTACGAACCCCAATCTTTACTGGACAGAAATCACCGGACTTACCCCGCAGCAAATCTATACCTTCCAGTACAGAACTGCCGACGGAATTAAGGTTGCAGATCCATATTCACCTTTAGTTCTTTCGCCTTACGATGATCCGTATATCAATCAGAACGCGATGGTTTATCCGAACCTTCCAGCTTATCCGGCAGGACAGAGTTTTGAGGTGTCAGTAATACAGACTGCAAAACCTGCTTATCCGTGGGTGGTAACCAATTTCAATAAACCTGCTAAGGAGAATCTAATCGTATATGAACTTCTTGTAAGAGATTTCACCACTCAGAAAACCTGGCAATCTTTGATTGATAAAATTCCATATTTAAAGTCATTGAAAATCAATGCAATTGAATTAATGCCAGTAATGGAATTCGACGGAAATAATTCCTGGGGTTATAATACAGGTTTCCATTATGCTTTGGATAAAGCTTATGGCACGCCTGAAAAATTTAAGGAATTTATCGATTTATGCCACCAAAACGGTATCGCAATTATTCTTGATATCGCGCTGAATCATGCCACCGGAAGAAGTCCAATCGAAAGAATGTGGATGGTTGATCCTGATGGCGACGGCTTTGGTGATCCGGCAGCAGACAATCCTTATTTCAATCAGGTTGCAAGACATTCCTACAGCGTATTCAATGACTTTAACCATTCAAAAGCTGAAACAAAATATTATGTAGACCGTGTCATCGAACATTGGATTAAAGAGTATAAAGTTGATGGTTTCCGTTGGGATTTAACCAAAGGATTTACACAGAACTGTACCGCGGGCAACGATGCATGTACCAACGGGTACCAGCAGGACAGGGTGAATACCTTAAGAGGTTACGCAGATAAGCAGTGGAGCTACGATCCGACTTCCTATATTATTTTCGAACATTTAGGAACTGATTCCGAAGAAGGGCAGTGGGCAAATTACCGTGTTGGCGAAGGAAAGGGTGTGATGATGTGGGACAAACAGACCAATCCTTACAACGAAAATACCATGGGATTTGTACCTAACAGTAACTTTAACAGAGTTGATTTTGAAGCTCACGGATTCTCAGAAAGAAGAGCCATGAGTTATGGTGAAAGTCATGATGAAGAAAGAATCATGTATAAAAACATCAATTTTGGAGCTTCAACCGCCGGCTACAGTACAAGAGATCTGAACAATGCACTGCAGAGACAGAAAGCTTACGGCGCAGTATTTTTAACAGTTCCGGGGCCGAAAATGATCTGGCAGTTTGCTGAACTTGGTTTCGATAAAAGTATCTATACCTGTGAAGACGGCATTACGGTAAACACAGAATCCGATGCAATTCCGGGCGACTGTAAACTGAGTCCGAAACCAACTGCATTCGGATTGGGTTATGATACTGACGCCGCAAGAAAATCAGTTTACGATACATGGGCCAAAATTCTGGAACTGAGACTTTCAAATGAAGTTTTCAATACCAAAACTTTTACAGTAGAATCCGGCAATCTGATGCCGAGAATCTTTATCTGGAATAACAATGCTACAAGTGCACTGAAGAACGTGGTGATTTTGGCTAACTTTACTTTGACCACTCAGAATATCGTTCCTGATTTCCCTTATACCGGAAGTTGGGTGAACTTAATGGATAATACTTCGGTGCCTGTTTCCAGCACCACCGCGCCAATTACCATTGAACCGGGAGGCTTCCGAATCTTCGGAAATGCGTCTGCTTTGGCAACGGATGAAACAGGTGCCGTTAAAAATGCAGTTTCTTTAACTTTAACCCAGAATCCGGTAACCAACGGAACCGCAAACCTGCGATATACCAACGCCAAAAACGGAACAGTTGCGATTTACGACTTAACCGGAGCTTTGGTTAAAACAGTAAAAGTTTCGAAGGATAACGGTGACGAAGCCATTTCTATCAATGGATTGAAAACAGGAATGTATTTAATTCAACTGAAATCTGACAAAGGAGTTGCTGTTACTAAGATGATGGTGAAATAG
- a CDS encoding DUF4230 domain-containing protein gives MASNKFKIILWSVGILMLILLGFFLYQLTQSESVNSIMILLMLLFGLILGGVIAFLASKKLVSEPSVINESSHTIAESMRKVFKVVSAEGHFNEIYNYEETTKLFNFIPSKKKALVIVQAKVLVGYDFEKFQWEVDEQNRKVKLLNFPAPEIISTETDYKYYNIEEQFFNLFSKDDLAKVQQNGKKQVIEAAKKSHLPEVAAEQMRTLLTELLAGKNFLLENPTKISESKNLIDYRKMNVNS, from the coding sequence ATGGCTTCAAACAAATTCAAAATCATACTTTGGTCCGTAGGAATTCTAATGCTGATTTTATTAGGATTCTTTCTCTATCAGCTGACCCAGTCGGAATCGGTAAACTCAATCATGATTCTTCTGATGCTTCTGTTTGGATTGATTTTAGGCGGAGTCATCGCTTTTTTAGCATCGAAAAAGTTGGTTTCAGAACCTTCTGTAATCAACGAAAGTTCCCATACGATCGCCGAAAGTATGCGCAAAGTTTTCAAAGTGGTTTCCGCGGAGGGGCATTTCAATGAAATTTACAATTATGAGGAAACCACGAAGCTTTTCAATTTTATTCCTTCCAAAAAGAAAGCGTTGGTGATCGTTCAGGCGAAAGTTTTGGTGGGTTACGATTTTGAAAAATTTCAATGGGAAGTGGATGAGCAGAATAGGAAAGTGAAACTTCTTAATTTTCCAGCTCCCGAAATTATCTCAACAGAAACCGATTACAAATACTACAATATCGAGGAACAGTTCTTTAATCTTTTCAGCAAAGATGACCTGGCGAAAGTACAACAGAACGGCAAGAAACAGGTGATCGAAGCAGCAAAGAAATCGCATCTTCCGGAAGTGGCAGCAGAACAGATGCGGACCTTGCTCACAGAACTTTTGGCAGGAAAGAATTTTTTGCTTGAAAATCCCACTAAAATCTCGGAAAGCAAAAACCTGATCGACTACAGAAAAATGAATGTTAACAGCTAA
- a CDS encoding acyl transferase, with protein MSSIFNIQNEADFRKKCLETFRYQYENLEVYRKFVDYLNINPDEIQSVEKIPFLPIEMFKNHLVLDKNSTAENYFQSSGTTQMTRSKHYIADFGLYEQSIYESFAQFIGKPEEYIFLGLLPNYSENPNSSLIYMVDFLMKKSGKPENGYFLYNHGELFQLIEKLSAENKKVILFGVSFALLDYLDFCYDQSIHHLNTQKLTVIETGGMKGRKEEMTKDELLRILQKGFGTEKIYSEYSMTELLSQAYSLGENIYESPKWMRILIRNTEDPFSYVEEGRTGAVNIIDLANIHSCSFIATQDLGKVENGKFQVLGRIDHSDIRGCSLLVS; from the coding sequence ATGTCATCTATTTTTAACATACAAAACGAAGCCGATTTCCGGAAAAAATGTCTGGAAACGTTCCGTTATCAATATGAGAACTTGGAGGTTTACCGGAAGTTTGTGGATTATCTGAACATTAATCCCGATGAAATTCAATCAGTAGAAAAAATTCCTTTTCTGCCTATTGAAATGTTCAAAAATCATTTGGTTTTAGATAAAAATTCAACTGCAGAAAATTATTTTCAAAGTTCCGGAACCACTCAAATGACGCGTTCCAAACATTATATCGCAGATTTTGGATTGTACGAACAAAGCATTTACGAGAGTTTCGCGCAGTTTATCGGGAAACCGGAAGAGTATATTTTCCTTGGTCTGCTGCCCAATTATTCTGAAAATCCGAACTCGTCATTAATTTATATGGTCGATTTCCTGATGAAAAAATCCGGGAAACCTGAAAACGGCTACTTTCTGTATAATCATGGTGAATTATTTCAACTTATAGAAAAACTTTCAGCCGAAAACAAAAAAGTCATCCTGTTCGGAGTTTCTTTCGCGTTGCTTGATTACCTTGATTTCTGTTACGATCAGTCCATTCATCATTTAAATACTCAGAAACTTACAGTGATAGAAACGGGCGGAATGAAGGGCCGAAAGGAGGAAATGACGAAAGACGAACTGCTCCGGATTTTGCAGAAAGGTTTCGGAACGGAAAAAATTTATTCAGAATATTCCATGACAGAGCTTTTGTCGCAGGCTTATTCTTTAGGAGAAAATATTTACGAAAGTCCAAAATGGATGCGGATTCTCATCAGGAATACCGAAGATCCATTTTCTTACGTTGAAGAAGGACGAACGGGCGCAGTTAATATCATTGACCTGGCAAATATCCATTCCTGCAGCTTTATTGCGACCCAGGATTTGGGTAAGGTTGAAAACGGAAAATTTCAGGTTTTGGGTCGGATTGACCATTCCGATATCCGTGGCTGCAGTCTTTTGGTTTCTTAA
- a CDS encoding UDP-2,3-diacylglucosamine diphosphatase produces MKINLEPNKKVYFASDQHFGAPNPKESKVREEKFIRWLDEIKKDAQVLFLMGDLFDFWHEWNHVIPKGYVRVLGKLAELKDSGIELFMFVGNHDLWMKNYFEDEIGCKVFFDKQYFEINEKNFLLAHGDGLGPGDKGYKRMKKLFTNPVAQWAFRWLHPDIAMKVAIYFSTQNKMISGEEDKAFLGEDKEFLIIYSKEKLKTEPIDYFIYGHRHLPMVLDLNSNQNTAKYINLGDWISYFTYGEFQEDFKLKTFGHASKV; encoded by the coding sequence ATGAAGATCAATCTAGAACCTAATAAAAAAGTTTATTTCGCATCCGACCAGCATTTTGGCGCTCCAAATCCAAAGGAAAGCAAGGTTCGGGAAGAAAAATTTATCCGTTGGCTCGATGAGATTAAAAAGGATGCTCAGGTTCTTTTTCTCATGGGCGATCTTTTCGATTTCTGGCACGAATGGAATCACGTAATTCCGAAAGGCTATGTGCGGGTTTTAGGAAAACTGGCCGAACTGAAAGATTCAGGAATTGAACTTTTCATGTTTGTGGGAAACCACGATCTCTGGATGAAAAATTATTTTGAGGACGAAATCGGCTGCAAGGTTTTTTTTGATAAACAGTATTTCGAAATCAACGAGAAGAATTTCCTGTTGGCACATGGCGACGGACTGGGACCTGGTGATAAAGGTTATAAAAGGATGAAGAAACTTTTCACGAATCCTGTGGCGCAGTGGGCATTTCGTTGGCTGCATCCGGATATCGCGATGAAAGTGGCGATTTATTTTTCTACCCAGAATAAAATGATTTCCGGTGAGGAAGACAAAGCTTTTTTGGGGGAAGACAAAGAATTTTTGATCATTTATTCCAAAGAAAAACTGAAAACGGAACCCATTGATTATTTCATTTACGGGCACCGGCATTTACCGATGGTTTTGGATCTAAACTCTAATCAAAATACGGCAAAATACATCAACCTTGGTGACTGGATTTCCTATTTCACTTACGGTGAATTTCAGGAGGATTTTAAATTGAAAACCTTCGGGCATGCAAGCAAAGTTTAA
- a CDS encoding 6-pyruvoyl trahydropterin synthase family protein, with product MIRITKIFTFETAHVLYNYDGKCKNMHGHSYKLFVTVKGNPINDLDHPKNGMVVDFGDIKKIVKSEIIDLWDHAVLVNGASPHKELGEDLEHKGHKVIFCSYQPTCENMLYDIAEKIKSKLSGDVTLAYLKLHETENSYGEWFAEDN from the coding sequence ATGATTAGAATTACCAAGATTTTCACCTTCGAGACCGCGCATGTTCTTTACAATTACGACGGGAAATGCAAAAATATGCACGGGCATTCCTATAAACTTTTTGTCACCGTAAAAGGAAATCCAATCAATGATCTGGATCATCCCAAAAACGGAATGGTCGTGGATTTTGGCGACATCAAGAAAATCGTAAAATCTGAAATCATCGATCTCTGGGACCATGCGGTTTTGGTTAACGGCGCTTCTCCGCATAAAGAACTGGGCGAAGATCTGGAGCACAAAGGTCATAAGGTGATTTTCTGCAGTTACCAGCCGACCTGCGAAAATATGCTTTATGATATCGCTGAAAAGATTAAATCCAAACTTTCTGGAGACGTCACTTTGGCTTATTTGAAACTTCACGAAACCGAGAATTCTTACGGAGAATGGTTTGCAGAAGATAATTAG
- the aceA gene encoding isocitrate lyase → MKNQEQIRRLEQDWLENPRWIGVERPYSAEEVLKLRGSYQLDYTIAKLMSEKLWEKLNNQDFVAGLGALTGNQAVQEVDAGLEAIYLSGWQVAADANLSGEMYPDQSLYPANSVPSVVKRINNALLRADQIQSVNEVDEVNRKEYLVPIVADAEAGFGGNLNAYELMKQMIESGAAGVHFEDQLSSAKKCGHLGGKVLVPTQEAVNKLIAARLAADVCGVPTIVVARTDADAADLLTSDIDERDQKFVTGKRTTEGFFEVNNGVEQGIDRGLSYAPYADLIWMETSNPDLDYARKFAEGIHAKFPGKMLAYNCSPSFNWAAKLSVPEMETFREELAKMGYKFQFITLAGFHALNTSMFELALAYKKRGMAGYSELQEREFALQKEGFRAVKHQSFVGTGYFDALQTVITAGNSSVVAMKDSTESAQFH, encoded by the coding sequence ATGAAAAATCAGGAACAAATCCGCCGGCTTGAACAGGACTGGCTGGAAAACCCAAGATGGATCGGTGTTGAAAGACCGTATTCCGCAGAAGAAGTATTAAAATTGAGAGGTTCTTACCAGCTCGATTACACCATCGCCAAACTCATGTCAGAGAAACTGTGGGAGAAACTCAATAATCAGGATTTTGTCGCAGGATTAGGCGCGCTTACCGGAAACCAGGCAGTGCAGGAAGTAGATGCAGGTTTGGAGGCAATTTATCTTTCCGGCTGGCAGGTTGCTGCAGATGCCAATTTAAGCGGCGAAATGTATCCGGATCAGAGTCTTTATCCCGCGAATTCTGTCCCAAGTGTGGTGAAAAGAATTAATAATGCTTTGTTAAGAGCTGATCAGATTCAGTCGGTCAACGAAGTGGATGAAGTCAACAGAAAAGAATATCTTGTTCCGATTGTGGCTGATGCTGAAGCCGGTTTCGGAGGGAATTTGAATGCATACGAACTGATGAAGCAAATGATTGAATCCGGTGCAGCAGGAGTTCATTTCGAAGACCAGTTATCTTCCGCTAAAAAATGCGGACATTTGGGCGGAAAAGTTCTTGTTCCAACTCAGGAAGCGGTTAACAAACTTATTGCAGCACGACTTGCAGCCGATGTTTGCGGAGTTCCCACCATTGTGGTAGCCAGAACGGATGCTGACGCGGCTGATTTGCTGACTTCTGATATTGATGAACGCGATCAGAAATTTGTGACCGGAAAAAGAACGACAGAAGGTTTTTTTGAAGTAAATAACGGAGTCGAGCAGGGCATCGACAGAGGACTTTCCTATGCACCTTACGCAGATCTGATCTGGATGGAAACCTCAAACCCGGATTTGGATTATGCAAGAAAATTTGCTGAAGGCATCCACGCGAAATTTCCGGGAAAAATGCTGGCCTACAACTGTTCGCCCTCTTTCAATTGGGCTGCCAAACTTTCCGTTCCGGAAATGGAAACTTTCCGTGAAGAATTAGCGAAAATGGGTTATAAATTCCAGTTTATAACGCTTGCCGGTTTCCATGCCCTAAATACATCAATGTTTGAATTGGCTTTGGCGTACAAAAAACGCGGAATGGCCGGTTACAGCGAACTTCAGGAAAGAGAATTTGCTTTGCAGAAAGAAGGTTTCCGCGCGGTGAAACACCAGAGTTTTGTAGGAACCGGTTATTTCGATGCACTTCAAACCGTTATTACAGCAGGAAACTCGTCCGTTGTGGCGATGAAAGATTCTACTGAATCTGCACAGTTTCACTAA